One window from the genome of Haloprofundus halobius encodes:
- a CDS encoding MFS transporter: MRTPSLDAVRGFRRPVYLVALGQLVNLFGSGLVYPFATVHFHLEVGISLGVVGFGLLCNNVATAVGTAVGGFAADSVGRKPVMVTSMALSTATLTAYAAVTSATGFVAVATAAGLTLGLFPPASQAMIADLTEGSERDRAFALLKVANNAGFGLGFVAGGVLYSIAELAVFVADGLTCGVVAVLLWATLPRVRRGDEVDSDATTDATSSLAAALSDWRRAVTRPRIVFLALLNVGFAVMYAQMQATVPVVATETLGLTSAELGTLYVLNPLVIVTLQLPLVAAVGDWRRTRGLLVSAGFWAAAMLAVWVVALGPLVGVSIPAFVGVALVGAFLVLRTLGEILHSPLVSSLASDISPAAERGSGLSLVEIAKRLGFGIGAALGGAFFDFGIGHLLWPTLALGCVGLAVGVLELERRVTPAENGATGATATAD; this comes from the coding sequence GTGCGAACCCCCTCGCTGGACGCCGTGCGCGGCTTCCGTCGCCCGGTCTACCTCGTCGCGCTCGGCCAACTCGTCAACCTGTTCGGCTCCGGCCTCGTCTACCCCTTCGCGACGGTCCACTTCCACCTCGAAGTCGGCATCTCGCTCGGCGTCGTCGGCTTCGGCCTCCTCTGCAACAACGTCGCCACCGCGGTCGGCACCGCAGTAGGCGGCTTCGCGGCCGATAGCGTGGGACGGAAGCCGGTGATGGTGACGAGCATGGCGCTGTCGACGGCGACGCTGACCGCCTACGCCGCGGTGACGAGTGCGACTGGATTCGTCGCCGTCGCGACGGCCGCGGGACTGACTTTAGGCCTGTTCCCGCCGGCGAGTCAGGCGATGATCGCTGACCTGACCGAGGGAAGCGAGCGCGACCGGGCGTTCGCGCTCCTCAAAGTCGCTAACAATGCCGGCTTCGGCCTCGGCTTCGTCGCCGGCGGCGTCCTCTACAGCATCGCGGAGTTGGCCGTCTTCGTCGCCGACGGCCTCACCTGCGGCGTCGTCGCCGTGTTGCTCTGGGCGACGCTGCCGCGCGTTCGGCGGGGCGATGAAGTCGACTCGGACGCGACGACCGACGCCACGTCGTCGCTCGCGGCGGCACTCTCCGACTGGCGACGTGCGGTCACCCGTCCGCGAATCGTCTTTCTCGCGCTGCTCAACGTCGGTTTCGCGGTGATGTACGCGCAGATGCAGGCGACGGTTCCGGTCGTCGCCACCGAGACGCTCGGTCTCACGTCCGCCGAACTCGGTACCTTGTACGTCCTCAACCCGCTCGTCATCGTCACGCTCCAACTGCCGCTCGTCGCCGCAGTCGGCGACTGGCGGCGCACGCGGGGGCTCCTCGTCTCGGCGGGTTTCTGGGCGGCGGCGATGCTCGCCGTCTGGGTCGTCGCGCTCGGGCCGCTCGTCGGTGTCTCGATTCCCGCGTTCGTCGGCGTCGCGCTCGTCGGCGCGTTCCTCGTGCTCAGGACGCTCGGCGAGATTCTGCACTCGCCGCTCGTCTCGTCGCTCGCTAGTGACATCTCTCCGGCGGCCGAGCGCGGGTCGGGGCTCTCGCTCGTCGAAATCGCGAAGCGACTCGGCTTCGGTATTGGCGCGGCGCTCGGCGGCGCGTTCTTCGACTTCGGTATCGGACACCTGCTCTGGCCCACGCTCGCGCTCGGCTGCGTGGGTCTCGCCGTCGGCGTGCTGGAGCTGGAGCGCCGGGTGACGCCCGCCGAAAACGGGGCGACGGGCGCGACGGCGACGGCTGATTGA